The DNA segment TGCCCAACGGCTGCTGGAGAGAGATTCGTGATCTTATCAATGAAATACTGCAAGTCAAGAGGAGACCGGAATTCTTCCAAAAAGTTGACGGAAAAAATGGCTTTTTATTGTAACCGCCCCGTTGAAAGGAACAGAAGCATACTGGGACAATTGTCATTGTGGCATCTAAAACAGCGTTATTCAATtagcggcccgcgggccacatgcgGCCCAGATCCAACCCTCGGGTGGCCGAGCTTGTGGTCCCGCCTGCCTGAATTGAATTGCATCCAAGAGATGCAGAGGATATCCCGGTTTGCAAGATTTTAAAAATTCCTACAGTGTTTGATTATGTGAATGCAACACTCTCCACACTACATTTcttgatttgaaaatttggcCCTGCACCAGAATCTTAATATTGTACGTAAAAAcatcatttcatttttcaaggaTTCTGAATCCTTGGTGATTTCATATATACTGTCTGAAGAACTGTCAGCACATTTTAAAAGACAAAAGTGACACACCGACTAATAGGTAAATgatatttgttttagttttaaaaatgaaactgtAGAATCAAGTTATGCAAAGATGGCTTAATAAAAGAGCAATCAAATGAACCATAGTGTGCTCAGTTGTTCCTGATGTGGGCAGCTTGATCTCCTTTAGACCTACCTATCAACTCTAAGCATCAAATCTTTCCAAACAGGCCAGTCCGGACACCCATGGAGTTGAAGCAGATCCCAACAACAGCTGTTACTTTACCCCATACTGCTGGTGAGTTGCACTTTTTGACAACCCTTTGGTAGTTCCTAACTACTGGTAAACATCTAACCAATGTGAAAATTTTCATTTCTTATTAAGGCCTTTGTATATCACGTTATTGATGGGATTTCACTGTAACCAATGAAATATGTCGCTGTTATGGTTTTGATGGTCTTCTTGTCTTTCGCAGCAAAATCCGGCTCACTCGTTCCAACCTCAGTCTCCTCCACTACGGCCATGGTTTCCCAGGCCCCCATCTTAAAGCTGATCACTTCTTCCTCCAATGCCGTCTCCACCTTGGCAACCGGCATCACCACTCAGAGTCCTACAGGCACCTTATTGCTGAAGACGGCACCCGGGAGTAGCATGATGACCGGCCAGCCGCTCATCATACAGCTGCCTGTCTCCATGACAAACGGCCAGACGGGAACACTGGTCAACTTCCCCGTGTCCTCTCTGCCTACGGCGAGCACGCTCAATAAGAACAAAACCACTGCTTCCACTACCACGTACATCATCAAGCCGGCTCCTGTCACTACCACTGCTGCGGGTTCTATCCCAACCCCAATCACGGTGCCAGCGCTCCAGGCTCCCCCTAGCCAGATGTCCTCCGGCCAGCTCTCACTTACCCGAGCCGTGTACCAGGGTGGCGCTGGGTCCATAACTACCCCCAACGCCGGAGTTTCTGTGACCCCAGCCAGGAGCCTGATTTCCACTGTGTCTGTCGCTGGAGCCATGTCTACGGCATCTTCGTCCTCAACATCGGTTCCAGCAGCAACAGGTTccgcagctccaggacctccgcaAGGGACATCTTTGACTTCCAAAACAGGTGCAATACTTTTAGTTGTTTCTTTGCATTATTTCtatcacttttcttttttatttgctttattTTGCAAACCACAGATGCTCACATGTAGATTAACCCAATCAAATAAAACAACTCGGAATTTAATTTCATTTCTATTTACCCAGGGCCCGATACCAAtatttgagaaaaaataaaattacagaTTAATCCGCCGTTTAATTTAAAGaatacatacatgcatatatTAACATATTTTTAATCTCCAACAATTATATGAATGAAAGCTAATTAACATTTGACTGTTTTACAAAACTTTGCCCGACAGTATTTGCTCAATGTTTAACTAAAGATAAATTtagtaacaaaacatgcaataaaaagcaattaaaaatatttcactaaaatagaaataaatcaaTGTATAAATGAGTTTAAAAATAACTCTGTTCTTGTGCTTGTTGCTGCAAATTAGATTATTGTACTGTATTGTAATTGTACTGATGGAGCCTGCCCGGTTTCAAGGCAAAACTATAACAGTCCACTTGCAATGAATTCAATGCTCCGATAAGTCACTGTATTACcccttttttttagtttgtaacACTTTCCCTtcgattttttttgtgtattctCTATCTGTAGAGAACCAAGCCGCGGGAACCACTCCATCCAAAGcagttgttccagtagcccgcaACAAAGGTGCTGTCATTGATCTcactgaggatgatgatgatgtgcagGGTAAGAGTGAAAGGAAATGTAAAGAATAGTTTATTCAGTCATTTCCTTTGCAGGAACTTTGTATCTAAAGATGTGTTTTCTGCTTCTCAGTGACAGGAGTGAAGGTGGCTACGATTCAAACTCCCTCGCTGAACCAGCGTCCAAATCCAATCAACATTCTAAACAGTAAGCGCTGTTTTATACTCCTTACCACTTTTATTCATGATTTCTTGTAcctgatattatattaataatcaATTTACTAAAGAAGTCCTGATTAGAGTAAATATTTGTGTCCAAATACTTGTAAGCTATAAGTATCAAATAATCAAGTCAGGAGGGCGGTAACTCGGCGTGTTTATCATCCGGAACTTGCTTTCTTCGAGAATTCGAGAATTCCCCATTGCTTAATTTGTTATAGCACCACCTGGTGCTTTGTACGCCTAACTGCATGCAAGTCTATCAgcgtggatgttttttttgtttttttttattttaaatctcaATTGTCACTGTTCTTTCTCCTCAGGCGCCGGGGCCAGATCATCCCCACAAAGCAGCCAGAATGCATCCAGCAGTAATTCATTGGTGCAAAGCCGCCCCCAACTGGTAAGAGTTGAGAACTACATTCTATTTTCGTGTTTTgtaatttgttgcatttttttttttttaacgcattataaggcgcacttaaaattgACTTAAAAAACGACATTCTAATTCAGAgctccttatatatggatcaattaggGAATTGATCCATATTGGTTTTACGCAGCGCTCTACCGAAAATGTTTGAGTACGActggtaaattacaaggtcgcatcgcttgcAGCATTATGGCTAAGGTGGTCAGGGGTGTCACCGAAGTAATAGTGGTAAAAACCCATACTGTGCTTACTCCTAGTCCAACACCACTTGCGTGTACAAAGACCCTGAAATGGCACCTCTCAAGAGACACGCATATGACGCCGAGTTCAAACTCAAGGCTCTCAGCTACGCAGCCGTACATGGGAACAGAGCAGCTGCGAGAGAATTCAAGGTTAATGAATCAATGATACGGAAGTGGAAGAAGCAAGAAAATAATCTGTCCCAAGTAAAGAAGACACAAAAGAGTTTCCGTGGGAACAAAGCAAGATGGCCACAGCTGGAGGACAAACTGGAACAGTGGGTTGTTGAACAGAGATCTGCAAATAGAAAGGTTTGTACAGTCAGTATTCGGATGAAGGCAACAGAGCTAGCACAGGAAATGAACATCACTGAATTTCATGGCGGTCCTTCATGGTGTTTTCGGTTCATGAAAAGACGTAATCTCTTAAACCGCAAACGAAGTGCCATCTCGCAGCAGCTGCCAAAAGATGGCCAAGAAAAGGTGTCCAAGTTTCACGCATACTGCAAAAAAATtatcactgaaaaaaaaatccagccagAGCACATCACCAATATGGACGAGGTAACGCTCAGCTTTGATATTCCTCTGAACGACGCTGTGGAGAAAACTGGCACCAGTACAGGGGATGAGAAGACATCCTTCACTGTAGTTCTCGCCTGCCAGGCCAATGGGAACAAACTTCCACCAATGGTTATTTTTAAGAAGAAGACCTTGCCAAAAAAAGACTTTCCAGCCGGCATCGTCATCGAAGCGAACTCGAATGGATGCATGGACGAGGACACCATGTGTGCGTGGCTGAGAGAAATTTTTGTCAAGAGACCGGGtggcttcttccacatttctccATCCTTGTTGATTTACAACTCCACGTGTGCTCATATTACCGATGCTatcaaaaaacaagtgaagaaAACTAATTCGGAGCTCGCCGTCAATCCAGATGGATCAAGTAAAGAACTCCAGCCGCTATCTATTGGTGTCAACGGTGCATTCAAAGCGAGAATGCAAGCTGCGTGGAAGCAGTGGATGGCAGAAGGCGAACACACGTTCACCAAGACAGGGAGACAGCGCCAGGTCACTTGTGCCACTATCTGCCAGTGGATCGTGGATGCCTGGGCTGATATATCAATCTCAACTGTGGTCCGAGCTTTCACCAAGGCAGGAATAATCAGTGAACTGCCAGGAAATAGCAGCGACACTGACTTGGATAATGACGAAAGGGAGCCGGACACATTGGTTGCCACACTCACCCAACTGTTAAATTGGGACATGGAAGAAGAAGAATTCGAGGGATAAATGGACAgggtatgaactgaaaaaatgaGCACTACATCTCATGTAACTGTACAATGTTGAGTTATGCGCAACAGTATCAGACTGTTTCTTTGATGTGTTTACAACTGCACAAAGAACTAGCTTTTATACCTAAGTTGAACAATTACGAGAGTTACTATATTCTAAATGCAATAACGTTTGATTTCGTGGTAAGGGAAAAGTTCTCCTCCACGTTTGACTTAGCGTGAACCTCGGGGTCACTAtcaatgaaggtgcgccttataatccagtgcgctttataatccagtgcgccttatagtgcagaaaatacggtaaaacctatgtacattttgacgtaTGACAAgcatcacaattttttttttcgactAAAGCTGGATTGATCAAAAACTGTCCTCCACGCCACGACTTGTCAGACGTTCTTACAAACGACTTATCTTTCCGTCTCGTAGGATTCCTCCATGAAATCCCGTACCCCTTCATCGACGACGCCAGCCCGGAGCACCGTCATGACACTACCCGCGCTGCCCCTGGCACCTATGCCCCCAAGCCTCCCGGCAGAAGCTCAGCGGACCTCGCTTCCCCAGCAACCACAGCTCAAGCTGGTGCCAAGTGAGAGCGGCATAGTCCTGTCCTGGtgcgtggctgaaacagatcagtCATGCGCGACTGTCGAAAGCTACCACCTCTATGCCTACCACCAGGACAACTCAAACAGCAATTCAGGTCAGCAGCACTGGAAGAAGATCGGGGAGGTGAAAGCCCTTCCATTACCCATGGCCTGCACCCTGACCCAATTCCAGTCTGGGTCCACATACCATTTTGCGGTTCGAGCCAAAGACATCTATGGGCGCTTTGGCCCCTTCTGCGAGCCCCAGTGCACAAATGTCATCAATCCTAGCTCAAACTGAACACCTACAAAAATAATTTGCATTTGATTGTTACTTATTTTAGGCAATGTTATGTCATAGGAGCTCCAATATTGTTCATTGTTGACATAGAGTATCTGTAAATTGTTCTCAGCCGACCGACATTTGACTGACTTGGAAAGTTGCAGCAGcagatggtgtagttcagtgcttgATGTATTTTTCATGGTTAATACTGTTGTACATAAGTGAAACTCTTCTCCACCTCCTCATGGTCTAGTTCTGATCATTTATGTTATTGGATCATGTACATTTGCCCAGGCGTTGTTTTGCTTTACTGGAGACATGATGCCAGAACTCTCTTGTCAACAGAATTGCACAAAAATGTATACATGTGTGGTAGGAACTGAATGAGAATTTTTGTAAGTTTTGTCTGGTAACCAGActtgtgacaaacacaaataaaatgttttattaaagCTGCTCCCTATTTCCATTCCGGACACTTTTGGTGGGTAGTATTTAGACGTGAATGTgaagtaaatataaataatttctttttttttcctctttatttatcttttttttatttgtctttgttcttctatgtcatttttctccctttttttgcccccaatttttcgtttgtttttaaagggcCACGCCGCGggcctccaaatatttccctggGCTAGAGCGAAACCGTTTGAATTTCTGGAATACACCAACAGAGGGAGCCATTGCTCCCAGAATGCAAGGCTCTCTTCCCTCCCAATTGTTGCAGCATCCCTTTTTGGAGCGTCTCATTGAGCATCCTACAAGGGACCCCACCTCTACAGAACTCTCCCTCTCCCCTTCACCGTCTCTCTCTTTGGAGGAGAGCAAGTGAGCACACTTTGAGTTGAGCGTTGCGCCTCACACCAACCAATGGTGCTCTCGCCTCCACACTTTATTGCGAGTGCCATGTCCAACATCTGCGCAGGCGGAGGCTTAACGCTCATCCACAGGGAAGCTTGCATCTTTCTTTGAGGAGGAACGCAAGAGGGGGAGACGCTCAGAGAGAGTGGGGGGGAAAGGGTCGAACCGAAAGCCCCCCACTCTTTGCCTCACAAAAAAGAGCAAACACGGAAGGCTTTGGAGTATTCCATTTTTTCTTTCGTTTTATATTTTTCCTCTTCCTCATCGCAGTGCTGGGAGGTGCTTCTTCTTTTCACATAGTCTCTCTGTCCATTATCTGCCTCCTCATCTATTTCTCCATCTACCTGGTGTACAATTTTCTCTGTTTATGACTGACCAAAGTGGACTTTTGCTTGCCATAATTTCTTTTCCTCTTTGACACTCTCCTGTCATTCCATCTCTTTCTATCTATTTCATCTCTTATCGATTTGGATCAATTttacttctaaaaaaaaaaaatgaaatcaactcCATGAATGACTTTACCTgccctttttttccttctcttttgGTCCCTCTCTACACCCATTTACTTTGCACCATACTTGCGGGATTCTTAGATGTTACTCTAGGTAGGTTAACTATCGTTTagtgtctgtctatctgtctgtctgtgtgtatttgtgtgtgctttACGTATGCATAAAACACACATCAATAATATCACGCACATGCACTCAACCATAGTTGCCCAAAGTCAAGCTCGGGGCCCAAAATTGGTCGcaattttattacattttttttttaatccggtTGACGATTGACAGCTATGTTTCTTGGTTGATTCATATTTGTTGTAATAAATTCGGTTTGTTGTGTATTATTAATGTTGTGGCATAAGTTTGGATGGTGGGATTGGAAAACATTTGTAATTCTGTTTTGAGGTGAAAAGTTTGGGAAACAAAAAGCTTTGCCTTGGAATATGAGGTGAAACTCTTTCAACATAATTTTGACCACTAGGCAATTATACGTTGCTCTTTAAATCGAGTTGTTTATTTCGATTTTTGCCATGAATTCCAGATGTTATATTTATTCTTCCTGCACCTTTCGGTACATTTTTACAAGCTCACCCTTTCTAACTATCCAAATATATGAATCGGTAAATGAAACAATGTTTTTATGATGTGAATGTTCCAAAAGCCTCATGATTTTCCATTTACTTCCCCTTAACAGAGTGAGACAGACTGATAGACAGATTATAATAGACATGTCGCAATAACAGACATGACTAAACGATCCCAACACTGCCACTCTCTCTccctcatttttgtttttattgctcTTACACCTTTTATGGTTGCTTCCCCTTTTCAACTTGGGGTGAAACATCGTcaccttttttgtgtgtgtgtatacgatGCATTTATGAAGGCAAAACGGGCTGCTTCTTTTTTGCTCTGCCTTTGCgtctcaaacaaacaaacatctcGACTGTGCTCTTTACATTATGTGTGGCAGAAAAGATTTAATTGGGTGAGTAGAGCCTATAGCACAAGTGAGCATGAGCCAGTAGGACTGATCTGCATGGAACTGTATTGTGCATGAACTTTCCAAAGTCAGCAGCTCCTCTCTTTCACCCCGCTGTGACTAATTGGTTATTTCCAGGGCCGGGCTTTTGATCTTTATCCATCTcttatctatatgtatgtatgccGCTTCATTGACGTGTATTAGATGCAGCAGTAGCAGTACATCACCTGATGAGGATTTAAGCCAAAGAGGAAATCTTCACTCCTTGACCTTTTCTAATTGATGGCAGAAAGCAGCTCAAAGTACTTAAATGCGGTCCAAGTGGCTCCGTTGGCTTATATAAGTTGACTCA comes from the Syngnathus scovelli strain Florida chromosome 5, RoL_Ssco_1.2, whole genome shotgun sequence genome and includes:
- the atf7ip gene encoding activating transcription factor 7-interacting protein 1 isoform X3, which produces MEVVVTEEKKKIFRARKTMKISDRQQLETLHSTLFTAASSSSEPSPPPPLMNGSHREDGQKDMEQNSHQDSNSPIATSPASMTSLSSPAPFLSLNLSPSPVPSQSPKEKDEPFSGPSSPFQTIDFEQKKEEENSLSLQETSEAAAAESKEPQDSSKVLEKPEEAQTPAEKTANEAIKDSAKGSASLPPESDGTVPMETNATMADDAARIKSPSTNSSIPSASSSVDIKQDKDIKQETSKDQQKRNMLKQDKMEVTVVKVEAKKIKTESEQSLKPPRPSSTPPSGTASEKNCSSGIKRTLSEGFDKEGQTIKRDGKRPKMDQGELEAQLELKITAKAGSHHKLEKIVQQLVSERLKALEMAILEESFQDLKGRVDKIECATKHQMAIHSLQAKIARLSKKFGEANQASENKRKHEALVASSAIAAAAAAVASAAATTTTKTSVINTPQVQRPVRTPMELKQIPTTAVTLPHTAAKSGSLVPTSVSSTTAMVSQAPILKLITSSSNAVSTLATGITTQSPTGTLLLKTAPGSSMMTGQPLIIQLPVSMTNGQTGTLVNFPVSSLPTASTLNKNKTTASTTTYIIKPAPVTTTAAGSIPTPITVPALQAPPSQMSSGQLSLTRAVYQGGAGSITTPNAGVSVTPARSLISTVSVAGAMSTASSSSTSVPAATGSAAPGPPQGTSLTSKTENQAAGTTPSKAVVPVARNKGAVIDLTEDDDDVQVTGVKVATIQTPSLNQRPNPINILNSAGARSSPQSSQNASSSNSLVQSRPQLSNTTCVYKDPEMAPLKRHAYDAEFKLKALSYAAVHGNRAAAREFKVNESMIRKWKKQENNLSQVKKTQKSFRGNKARWPQLEDKLEQWVVEQRSANRKVCTVSIRMKATELAQEMNITEFHGGPSWCFRFMKRRNLLNRKRSAISQQLPKDGQEKVSKFHAYCKKIITEKKIQPEHITNMDEVTLSFDIPLNDAVEKTGTSTGDEKTSFTVVLACQANGNKLPPMVIFKKKTLPKKDFPAGIVIEANSNGCMDEDTMCAWLREIFVKRPGGFFHISPSLLIYNSTCAHITDAIKKQVKKTNSELAVNPDGSSKELQPLSIGVNGAFKARMQAAWKQWMAEGEHTFTKTGRQRQVTCATICQWIVDAWADISISTVVRAFTKAGIISELPGNSSDTDLDNDEREPDTLVATLTQLLNWDMEEEEFEG
- the atf7ip gene encoding activating transcription factor 7-interacting protein 1 isoform X1, with protein sequence MCRELYCIMGCGSHFGLAVSTVNLNTAAMEVVVTEEKKKIFRARKTMKISDRQQLETLHSTLFTAASSSSEPSPPPPLMNGSHREDGQKDMEQNSHQDSNSPIATSPASMTSLSSPAPFLSLNLSPSPVPSQSPKEKDEPFSGPSSPFQTIDFEQKKEEENSLSLQETSEAAAAESKEPQDSSKVLEKPEEAQTPAEKTANEAIKDSAKGSASLPPESDGTVPMETNATMADDAARIKSPSTNSSIPSASSSVDIKQDKDIKQETSKDQQKRNMLKQDKMEVTVVKVEAKKIKTESEQSLKPPRPSSTPPSGTASEKNCSSGIKRTLSEGFDKEGQTIKRDGKRPKMDQGELEAQLELKITAKAGSHHKLEKIVQQLVSERLKALEMAILEESFQDLKGRVDKIECATKHQMAIHSLQAKIARLSKKFGEANQASENKRKHEALVASSAIAAAAAAVASAAATTTTKTSVINTPQVQRPVRTPMELKQIPTTAVTLPHTAAKSGSLVPTSVSSTTAMVSQAPILKLITSSSNAVSTLATGITTQSPTGTLLLKTAPGSSMMTGQPLIIQLPVSMTNGQTGTLVNFPVSSLPTASTLNKNKTTASTTTYIIKPAPVTTTAAGSIPTPITVPALQAPPSQMSSGQLSLTRAVYQGGAGSITTPNAGVSVTPARSLISTVSVAGAMSTASSSSTSVPAATGSAAPGPPQGTSLTSKTENQAAGTTPSKAVVPVARNKGAVIDLTEDDDDVQVTGVKVATIQTPSLNQRPNPINILNSAGARSSPQSSQNASSSNSLVQSRPQLSNTTCVYKDPEMAPLKRHAYDAEFKLKALSYAAVHGNRAAAREFKVNESMIRKWKKQENNLSQVKKTQKSFRGNKARWPQLEDKLEQWVVEQRSANRKVCTVSIRMKATELAQEMNITEFHGGPSWCFRFMKRRNLLNRKRSAISQQLPKDGQEKVSKFHAYCKKIITEKKIQPEHITNMDEVTLSFDIPLNDAVEKTGTSTGDEKTSFTVVLACQANGNKLPPMVIFKKKTLPKKDFPAGIVIEANSNGCMDEDTMCAWLREIFVKRPGGFFHISPSLLIYNSTCAHITDAIKKQVKKTNSELAVNPDGSSKELQPLSIGVNGAFKARMQAAWKQWMAEGEHTFTKTGRQRQVTCATICQWIVDAWADISISTVVRAFTKAGIISELPGNSSDTDLDNDEREPDTLVATLTQLLNWDMEEEEFEG
- the atf7ip gene encoding activating transcription factor 7-interacting protein 1 isoform X2, yielding MCRELYCIMGCGSHFGLAVSTVNLNTAAMEVVVTEEKKKIFRARKTMKISDRQQLETLHSTLFTAASSSSEPSPPPPLMNGSHREDGQKDMEQNSHQDSNSPIATSPASMTSLSSPAPFLSLNLSPSPVPSQSPKEKDEPFSGPSSPFQTIDFEQKKEEENSLSLQETSEAAAAESKEPQDSSKEAQTPAEKTANEAIKDSAKGSASLPPESDGTVPMETNATMADDAARIKSPSTNSSIPSASSSVDIKQDKDIKQETSKDQQKRNMLKQDKMEVTVVKVEAKKIKTESEQSLKPPRPSSTPPSGTASEKNCSSGIKRTLSEGFDKEGQTIKRDGKRPKMDQGELEAQLELKITAKAGSHHKLEKIVQQLVSERLKALEMAILEESFQDLKGRVDKIECATKHQMAIHSLQAKIARLSKKFGEANQASENKRKHEALVASSAIAAAAAAVASAAATTTTKTSVINTPQVQRPVRTPMELKQIPTTAVTLPHTAAKSGSLVPTSVSSTTAMVSQAPILKLITSSSNAVSTLATGITTQSPTGTLLLKTAPGSSMMTGQPLIIQLPVSMTNGQTGTLVNFPVSSLPTASTLNKNKTTASTTTYIIKPAPVTTTAAGSIPTPITVPALQAPPSQMSSGQLSLTRAVYQGGAGSITTPNAGVSVTPARSLISTVSVAGAMSTASSSSTSVPAATGSAAPGPPQGTSLTSKTENQAAGTTPSKAVVPVARNKGAVIDLTEDDDDVQVTGVKVATIQTPSLNQRPNPINILNSAGARSSPQSSQNASSSNSLVQSRPQLSNTTCVYKDPEMAPLKRHAYDAEFKLKALSYAAVHGNRAAAREFKVNESMIRKWKKQENNLSQVKKTQKSFRGNKARWPQLEDKLEQWVVEQRSANRKVCTVSIRMKATELAQEMNITEFHGGPSWCFRFMKRRNLLNRKRSAISQQLPKDGQEKVSKFHAYCKKIITEKKIQPEHITNMDEVTLSFDIPLNDAVEKTGTSTGDEKTSFTVVLACQANGNKLPPMVIFKKKTLPKKDFPAGIVIEANSNGCMDEDTMCAWLREIFVKRPGGFFHISPSLLIYNSTCAHITDAIKKQVKKTNSELAVNPDGSSKELQPLSIGVNGAFKARMQAAWKQWMAEGEHTFTKTGRQRQVTCATICQWIVDAWADISISTVVRAFTKAGIISELPGNSSDTDLDNDEREPDTLVATLTQLLNWDMEEEEFEG